AGGTCCTATCAATACCTGATTTTTTTGCCAATTTATCCTGGCTAAGTCCAGACTCGATGCGTATTTCACGTAGTAGTAATGCGGTGTTTTTTCGAAGTGAATGATTCATATATAGCCAATTACCGATTTAAGTCACTTTAGTGTAATAAAAACAAATTATAAGACCACTGACTATAAGTCACATAAGCTTACTTACAAGCCAGATGTTGTGGCATAGGTCAAAATAGACCTCACGGCCTAATTAGGCGCTTCGATGACCAGCTACCACTCACGCTTGGTTCGTTACTTTCCTTTGCCTAGTAATATGCTTGGGTGGGAGTGACTTACAACATGTCAGCTAATTCTTTAACCACTAACATCAATTCGCTTAGTCAGTTGAGTACGTGCTCATGCTGGCCTCATCCCATGTCTTTAGCGCTTGCAGTCTATCTGGTGCAGATCATAAATACTCAACCGACACATTTTAGCGACATACTAATCAAATCCCGTCCCTACCAAAACTAACTGAACAGAAACCAACAAACTTGTGCGCCCAATTAGATAACAAACATTGTTTAGCGTTTTAACCTGAATTAAATTGCCTGTATGTCAATCGGTTTTACTTTGTATACCCGTAACTTGAAATAGTGTGCGACTAAACCATGGATATGTGAATTCAGATTTTTATATAAACCAAATAGGACAAACCTGTGCCTGAACAATCAAAGTCCATTAACGTAACTGTTGCAGTGCATGAGCACAACAATCGACTTTTAACCGCATCTGCAAAGAAGAATAGACGAGTAAAATTACGCGAAGCAGAAGCAAGGCTTGCGCATCATTTACACTTGTTTGGTGCTGATTGGGCGCAAGCCCAAATGCCCCATAAAAATTAGTTTTATTGTCGGGAATAGATTATTTCCGGCTCGATAACCAATGTATTCTCTATGGTTAACAATATTCCTTGAGCGCTAAGAAGGGCGCGGGCTGGAATCAAAACGAGTCCAAGAAATGCGTGCGAAACATCAAATTGGCTCAACCATAGAGACTCGCTGCTCTAGCCAAGTAGTATGAATTGTGTTCATACATAAGCAAAGAAACACAACACGGGTATTGAAAGGTACCCGCCTAATTTTA
This DNA window, taken from Vibrio tapetis subsp. tapetis, encodes the following:
- a CDS encoding TraY domain-containing protein, with amino-acid sequence MPEQSKSINVTVAVHEHNNRLLTASAKKNRRVKLREAEARLAHHLHLFGADWAQAQMPHKN